Proteins from a genomic interval of Chryseobacterium indologenes:
- a CDS encoding RagB/SusD family nutrient uptake outer membrane protein has product MKNFKYLYTCILASFSLYFSISCEKLIDVDLPNNQIASNEVFQDLQTANAALSALYADVMSNSPISGVNLDAALGVYTDELDEFSTTITPTRELYLNQQTDTNQTVYNIWVSSFKHIYTANAIIEGVDKSNGISMSDKKYLKGEALFIRTLMFFYLNQLWGDIPYPETTDYTINQILNKTPSNDALKKMVEDLQQVLTLLQDDYRNAERIYANKMTARLLLAKIYMAQKNWNQAEQLLKEITQSSLYQIETDITKVFQKSGKHILWQLKPINNASLKQATLYYFSNAKPSSYALNMNLVNSFNSNDLRKQHWMASVSYNGSIWYRAEKYKNRDNTNANEYSIIFRVEEAYLLLSESLAQQSKLTEGLIYLNSIRQRAGLAALTNLSQADLLNEILLEDRREFFTETGHRFLDLKRMDKLNLLSTAKPNWKDFHKLWPIPQNEILLNLNLKPQNNGY; this is encoded by the coding sequence ATGAAAAATTTTAAATATTTATACACATGCATTCTCGCATCTTTCTCATTGTATTTTTCGATTTCGTGCGAAAAATTGATTGACGTTGATCTACCGAATAATCAGATTGCCAGCAACGAAGTATTTCAGGATCTTCAAACAGCTAACGCTGCATTATCGGCTTTATATGCCGATGTAATGTCAAATTCCCCGATTTCAGGAGTGAATCTTGATGCCGCCCTAGGCGTTTATACGGATGAACTGGATGAATTCAGTACAACGATTACTCCAACTAGGGAACTTTATCTAAACCAACAAACTGACACGAATCAAACCGTATACAATATCTGGGTTTCATCTTTTAAACATATTTATACAGCTAATGCTATTATTGAAGGTGTTGATAAATCTAACGGGATTTCAATGTCCGACAAAAAGTATTTGAAGGGAGAAGCTTTATTTATTAGAACGTTAATGTTTTTTTATTTGAACCAACTTTGGGGGGATATTCCATATCCTGAAACAACGGATTACACAATAAATCAGATTTTAAATAAAACACCTTCAAATGATGCATTGAAAAAAATGGTAGAAGATCTTCAACAGGTCCTGACACTATTGCAGGATGACTATCGAAATGCTGAACGGATATATGCCAATAAAATGACAGCAAGGCTTCTACTGGCAAAGATCTATATGGCACAGAAAAATTGGAATCAGGCAGAACAATTGTTAAAAGAAATTACCCAATCTTCGCTTTATCAAATAGAAACCGATATAACAAAAGTATTTCAAAAGTCAGGTAAACACATTCTTTGGCAATTAAAACCTATTAATAATGCTTCTCTGAAACAGGCTACCTTATACTATTTCTCAAATGCAAAGCCTAGTTCTTATGCGTTGAATATGAATCTCGTAAACTCCTTCAACTCTAATGACCTAAGAAAACAGCACTGGATGGCGTCAGTATCCTATAATGGATCAATATGGTATAGAGCTGAAAAATACAAAAATCGCGATAATACAAATGCTAATGAGTATTCTATCATATTCAGGGTGGAAGAAGCTTATCTTTTATTGTCAGAATCTTTGGCTCAGCAGAGTAAACTCACCGAAGGGCTTATTTATTTAAATTCGATAAGACAAAGGGCAGGTTTAGCGGCATTAACCAACTTAAGCCAAGCTGATCTCCTTAATGAAATCCTTTTGGAAGATAGACGTGAATTCTTTACTGAAACAGGACATAGGTTTCTTGATCTGAAGAGAATGGATAAACTCAATTTATTGTCAACTGCAAAGCCTAACTGGAAGGATTTTCATAAACTTTGGCCGATCCCCCAAAATGAAATTCTCCTCAATCTAAATCTCAAACCTCAGAATAATGGCTATTAA